The genomic interval CGGGCCTGGCGGCAGGGTCGGGCCACCGGGCCTCGATGGCCGCCGCCTCGGCGCGCAGCCGCCCGCCCCTGTCCGGCTCGGGCACGAACGCCCGTATCTTTTCGTCCAATTGGTCGATGTCGATGTCGATGTCGAACCGGTCGTTATTCACGTACGCCAGGCTAATCCGCGAGGTCCGCGACCACAGCCGCATGATCGGAAGGCCACACACCGTCGACGGCGCCGTGCCCCGCGCGGTGGGCCGAGCGGACGCCGCCCTGCCCCTCGGGGCCGCGCCAGCCGACGTGGATGTAGTCGATCCGTACGCTCGGCTGGCAGGTGCCCGCGATGTACGCGTTGGTGTTGTCCCAGGTCGCGGAGGGCGCGGCCGGGTCGGCGTACTCCCAGGCGTCGATGAAGGACTGGCCGGGGACGGGCGGGGAGGTCCGGTAGCCGCCCAGCAGCCGGATCTCGTCCGAGTCGGGCCACGCGTTGAAGTCGCCGGCGACGACCGCCGGGAAATGACCGTTGCCGCGGTGTTCGAAGACGAAGTGGACCAGGCTCCTGACCTGGGCGCAGCGCATCCCCGAATCGTGCACGGCGGAGTTCAGGTGGGTGGTGAAGAAGGGCACAGGACCGGCGGGGGAGTCGATCCTGGCGTGCATCGCCACCCGCCCGTCGTCCCTGCCGCCGGCGACGGGCAGCCGTACCGAGTGCCGGGCGACGACCGGCCATCTGCTCAGGACGGCGAGGCCGACGTCGACCGAGCTGTCGCCGATGCGCTTCTGCCACCGCTCGGGCAGGTAGTACGGGGTCCAGGCCCAGTGCATGCCGAGTTCCCCGGCGAGCCACGCGGCCTGGTTATCGTTGCCGCGCGCCCACACCTCCTGGAGCCCGATCACATCGGCCCGCTGCTCACGCAAGACTGCGAGAATCGCTTTCTGCCGGGCTTCCCACGGTCCGAACCTCCACCACAGGTTCCACGTCAGTACGCGCATCAGCTCGCCCCTTCACCGTCAGTGCGGCGTACGCGATGCCGCCCACGAGCCCCGAGAGGATGAAGCTACAGTCCACGCCGCCGGTCAGGGCGAGCAGCGGGCCCTCGTAGAGGGTGGTCGAGACCGCCGCGAGGCCGACCGCCGCGCCCAGTGCCCAGGAGACCGTGGCGCTTACATTCCAGCCTGCCCGGTACCAGTAGATACCGCCCCTGGCGCGGTTGTTGAAGACCTGAAGGGCTTCGGGGTCGTACTGGCCGCCGCAGCGCACGTACCCGATCAGTGAGATCACTGCCCACGGGGTGCCGATCGCCGTCAGCAGAAGGACGAAGGACGTCATGGCGGACTGGGCGTCCCAGGCGAAGGAGCCGAGGAAGACGAAGACGGTCGCGACGACCGCGACGATCACGGTGGCCCGTGTGCGGGTGGTCTTCGGCAGGATCGCGTCCAGGTCGAGGCCCATCGAGTACAGCATCAGACCGGCGTTTCCGACCGACCCGGCCGAGGCCGCCAGGAGCAGCGGCGCCAGGTACCAGAAGGGCGCGGCGTCGACGAGCGGTCCGGCGTAGTCCAGTCCCGCACGGGCGGCGAGAGCGGTGTACGTGCCGAACAGCTGCGGCACCAGCAGGCCGAGGAGCAGGCCCAGGCAGGTGGCCCAGAACACCTTGCGGGAGGTGTGGCGGCGCGGCGAGATGTAGCGCGTGTAGTCACCGAGGAGGGTGATGAAGGCGACCGGGCCGCTCAGTCCGGCGGCGACGGCCGCCAGGAGCCAGGTGGACCAGAAGGAGCCGAGCAGGTACGGGGTGTCCGGGGGTGCGGCCGTGGTGAAGTCGCCCGCGTAGGCGAGGACGCCGAGGGCCAGCAGGGCGATCATGCCGATGGACAGGACCTTGCTGAGCCGGAGCAGCAGCCGGTAGCCGTAGACCGCGGCGACGACCGTACAGACGGCGAGCAGCGTGTACATCACGGCGCGCGAGGCGCCGCTGTTGGGCAGCCCGACCAGCCGGGACAGCGTGCCGACCATGACGTCGCCGCCGATCCACAGCGTCAGCGCGGTGTACCCGAGCGAGAGCAGCAGGCCGACGACCGAGCCGACGAGCCGGCCGCGTACGCCGAACTGGGCGCCGCTGGAGGTGGAGAGGTTGGTCGCCGTGCGCAGGGAGATCAGCGCGAGCGGCGCGGTGACCAGGATGCCGACCAGCGTGCCGACGACGATCGAGGTCACCGAGGGCCACAGGCCGAGCCCGAAGGACGGCGGCAGCCAGCCGAAGACGATCACGCCGAGGCAGAGGTTGGAGCCGAGAAGGATGGAGACGAGGTCGCGCGGACCGCTGGTGCGCTCCTCGTCGGGGATGGTGTCGACACCGCGCTGTTCTATCGGCATGGGGGACTCCCGGTTCGCCGGATAACAAAGTTTGAGCAGTGTTCAATGTGACTTAGGCCTGTTCCGCGAGTCAAGGTTTCCGGCGAATTAAGACTGTGGTTAGAGTGAAGTTCTAACGATGGAGGTGTGGCGGCGTGCGACTGACCCCGACGGAACGCGACCGGCTGCTGCTGTTCGGAGCGGCCGAGCTGGCGCGTGCGCGCCGGGCCCGCGGACTGCGGCTCAATGTGCCCGAGGCAACCGCGCTGATCGCGGACACGGTGTGCGAGGCGGCTCGCGACGGCCGACGGCTCGCGGAGGCGATCGAGGCGGCACGCTCCGTGCTCGGCCCCGACGACGTGCTGCCCGGCGTGGCGGATGTGGTGACCGAGGTGCATGTGGAGGCCGTGTTCGACGACGGCTCCCGGCTCGCGGTCGTGTCGTCCCCGATCGGCGGCGGCGCGCAGGGCGACGACGCCCCCGGCGCCGTACTGCCCGGTCCCGCGGACGCGGAGCCGGAGCCCGCGGTGCGGCTGACCGTACGCAACACCGCGACCGTGCCGGTCAGCGTCACCTCGCACTTCCACTTCTTCGAGGCCAATCCGCGCCTCGACTTCGACCGCCGGGCGGCGTACGGCATGCGGCTGTGCGTACCGGCCGGGTCCTCCGTCCGCTTCGACGCGGGAGGCGAGGCCGAGGTCGGCCTCGTCCCGATCGGCGGCGACCGGATCGCGATCGGCTTCGCGGGTCTGGTCGACGGCGCGCTGGACGCGCCCGGCGCGAAGGAAGAAGCCCTGCGCAGAGCCGCCGCCTGCGGCTATCTGGGAGCTGAGCGATGAGCATCGATCCGCATGAGTACGCCGCCGTGCACGGCCCCCGCGCCGGGGACCGGGTCAGGCTCGGGGACTCCGGACTGACCGTCCGCGTCGAATCCGACGCGCAGAAGCCCGGCGACGAGTTCCTCGCCGGCTTCGGCAAGACCGCACGCGACGGCCTGCACCTGAAGGCCGCCGCCGTCCGCGAGACCTGCGACGTCGTCATCAGCAATGTGCTGGTCATCGACGTGGCGCAGGGCATCCGCAAGGTGTCGATCGGCATCAGGGAAGGCCGGATCCACGCCATAGGGCGGGCAGGCAACCCGGACACCCTCGACGGCGTCGACGTCGTCGTCGGCACCGGTACGTCGATCGTGTCCGGCGAGGGCCTGATCGCCACCGCGGGCTCGGTGGACACGCACGTCCACCTGCTCTCGCCCCGCATCATGGAGGCCTCGCTGGCCTCCGGCGTGACGACGATCATCGGCCAGGAATTCGGCCCCGTCTGGGGCGTCGGCGTCAATTCGCCGTGGGCCCTGCGCCACGCCTTCGGCGCCTTCGACGCCTGGCCGGTCAACATCGGCTTCCTGGCGCGCGGCTCGTCCTCCGACGGCGCACCGCTCGTCGAGGCGCTTGCCGAGGGCGGCGCGTCCGGCTTCAAGGTGCACGAGGACATGGGCGCGCACACCCGGGCCCTGGACACGGCGCTGCGCGTCGCCGAGGAGCACGACGTACAGGTCGCGCTGCACAGCGACGGACTGAACGAGTGCCTGTCGGTCGAGGACACCCTCTCCGTCCTCGAAGGCCGTACGATCCACGCCTTCCACATCGAGGGCTGCGGCGGCGGTCACGTCCCCAACGTCCTCAAGATGGCGGGCGTCCGCAACGTCATCGGCTCCTCCACCAACCCCACCCTTCCCTTCGGGCGGGACGCGGTCGCCGAGCACTACGGGATGATCGTCTCCGTACACGACCTCAAGACCGACCTGCCCGGCGACGCCGCCATGGCGCGCGACCGCATCCGCGCCGGGACGATGGGCGGCGAGGACGTCCTCCACGACCTGGGCGCGATCGGCATCACGTCCTCGGACGCCCAGGGGATGGGGCGCGCGGGCGAGACCGTGCGCCGTACGTTCCAGATGGCCGGGAAGATGAAGGCCGAGCTCGGCCCGATGGAGGGCGACGGCCCGGACGACGACAACGCGCGCGTCCTGCGGTACATGGCCAAGCTCACCATCAACCCCGCCATCGCCCACGGTCTCGCCCACGAGATCGGTTCGATCGAGGTCGGCAAGATGGCCGACATCGTGCTGTGGCGGCCGCAGTACTTCGGCGCGAAGCCGCAGATGGTGCTGAAGTCCGGCTTCCCGGCGTACGGCGTCACGGGCGACCCCAACGCCGCGACCGACACCTGCGAACCGCTGGTCCTCGGACCGCTGTTCGGGGCGTACGGCGCGACCCCCGCCGACATCTCGGTGGCCTTCGTCGCACAGGCCGCCCTCGACCAGGGCAACGACCTGATGCCCACCCGCCGTCGCCGCGTCGCCGTACGCGGCACCCGCGGCATCGGCCCGGCCGACCTCCGCCTCAACTCCCGTATCGGGCAGGTCGGAGTCGACGGGCACAGCGGACTCGTCACGCTCGACGGCGAGCCGCTCCGCTCCGAACCCGCCGAATCCGTCTCCCTCAACCGTCTCTACTTCCTGTAAGGACCCCCCATGGCTTTCCGTATGCCCGCCGAGTGGGCCCCGCACGAGCGCACCTGGATGGCGTGGCCCGGCCCCAACGTCACGTTCTCGAACGAGGAGGAGCTCGCCGCCTCCCGCGAGGCGTGGGCGGGCGTCGCTCGCGCCGTACGCCGCTACGAGCCGGTCACCGTGGTCTGCGGGCCCGGCCAGTCGGCCGGGGCCCGCGAGCTGCTCGGCCCGGACATCGAGCTCGTCGAGCGTGAGCTGGACGACGCCTGGATGCGCGACATCGGCCCGACCTTCGTCACCGACGAGAACGGTCAGCTGGCCGCTGTGGACTGGGTGTTCAACGGCTGGGGCGCGCAGGACTGGGCGACCTGGGAGCACGACGCGAAGATCGCGGGCATGGTCGCCGATCTGGTGGGCGTACCGACGCTCAGCTCGACCCTCGTCAATGAGGGCGGCGGCATCCACGTCGACGGCGAAGGCACGGTCCTGCTCACCGAGACCGTCCAGCTCGGCCCCGAGCGCAACCCCGAGTGGACGCGCGAGCAGGTCGAGGCGGAGATCCACGCCAAGCTCGGCACGACCAAGGCCATCTGGCTGCCGCGCGGCCTGACCAGCGACTACCCGCCGCACGGCTTCGGCACCCTCGGCCACGTCGACATCGTCGCCGCGTTCGCCGCGCCCGGTGTGGTCCTCGCCCACACCCAGCCCGACCCGTCCCACCCCGACCACGAGCCGTGCAAGGAGATCGTCGCGCTGCTCCGCTCCCAGACGGACGCCAAGGGGCGCCCGCTCAAGGTCATCGAGGTGCCGGCGCCGACGAAGGTGCAGGTGGACGGGGACTGGGTCGACTACTCGTACATCAACCACTACCTCTGCAACGGCGGCGTCGTGCTGTGTGCCTTCGACGACCCGCGCGACGAGGAAGCCGCCGAGATCTTCCGCGGCCTCTTCCCGGACCGTACGGTCACGCTGGTCGACGCCCGCGAGATCTTCGCAGGCGGGGGCGGTATCCACTGCATAACGCAGCAGCAGCCCGCCGTACGCAGCTGATCAGGTAGAACAATCAGGTAGAACATACGGGTGCTTAATGTGAATGCCTCATGACCGGGCCCGCCGCCAAACCGCCGTCCCGTCGGCGCAACGCCGCCCCGCCCCGCGAGACCGTGCTCGCCGCCGCCATGGCGAGCATCGCCGAGCGCGGGCTGGAGCGGCTGACCATGGCCGGGCTCGGCCGTGAGGTCGGCATGAGCAGCGGGCACCTCCTGTACTACTTCCACAGCAAGGAGGAGCTGCTTCTCCAGACGCTGGAATGGAGCGAGGAGCAGCTCGGCGTGGAGCGCAGGGCCGCGCTGGCCCGCCAGGTCCCGGTGCGCGAGCGCCTCGACGCGTACGTCGACCTGTACGTCCCGGCGGGGCCCCGCGACCCGCACTGGGCGCTGTGGCTCGAACTCTGGAACCGCTCGCACGCCGTCGACGAGGACACCCGCGCCCGCCTCCTCGACATCGAGCTCTCCTGGCACCGCGACCTGGTGGCCCTGCTCGTCGAGGGCGCGTCGCGCGGCGAGCTGCGCGCGGTCGACGCCGACCGGTTCGCGACGCGGATACGGGCCCTGCTCGACGGCTTCAGCACGCATGTGGCGATGGCGCTGCCGGGGTCGGAGCGGTCCCAGGTCCTCGCTCACATCGGCGAGTTCCTCGACGAAACGCTGCCCTGACTGCGGGGCTCCTGACGGGAGCTCGTGCGGCGGCTCGGGTGGTGGCTCGTGCGGTGGCTCGTGAGAGGGCTCGCCCGCATGGTGAGACAGGAGTACCACGGAGGGGCAGGCGTGGCAGACTGCCCTCGTGTTCTCGTTCGCCATGATTATGGGCAGCAGGCGCGCCGGTCCCCAGTGACTGCCTCCGTACCACCACGTACGGTCGCGGCCACCGTGCCCCAGACCCGCGCGCAGACCTCTCGCACCCGCGAGGGGTTTTTTCGTTTCCCGGCCTCACCATCGCCGGGCGAGGTGCGCGCGATGATGGGGGCAAGTGGAGCCAGCCCTTCCACTCGACAGGAGTCCAGACAGCCATGACCACTTCAGGCCCCGACGACAGTTTTCACGTCTTCGACACCACGCTGCGCGACGGTGCGCAGCGCGAAGGCATCAATCTGACGGTCGCCGACAAGTTGACCATCGCCCGGCACCTGGACGACTTCGGCGTGGGCTTCATCGAGGGCGGCTGGCCGGGCGCCAACCCGCGCGACACCGAGTTCTTCGCCCGCGCGCAGAGAGAGATCACCTTCCAGCACGCCCAGCTCGTCGCCTTCGGCGCCACCCGCCGCCCGGGCGCCAAGGCCGAGGACGACCCGCAGGTCGGGGCCCTGCTCGCATCCGGCGCACCGGTCATCACCCTGGTCGCCAAGTCCCACGACCGCCACGTCGAACTCGCCCTGCGCACCACCCTGGACGAGAACATCGCGATGGTGCGCGACACGGTCTCCTACCTGTGCGCCCAGGGCCGCCGCGTCTTCGTCGACTGCGAGCACTTCTTCGACGGCTACCGCGCCAACCCCGAGTACGCCAAGTCGGTTGTACGAGCCGCCTCGGAGGCCGGCGCCGGCGTCGTCATCCTCTGCGACACCAATGGCGGCATGCTCCCCGCCCAGATCCAGGCCGTCGTCGCCACCGTCCTCGCCGACACCGGCGCCCGCCTCGGCATCCACGCCCAGGACGACACCGGCTGCGCCGTCGCCAACACCCTTGCCGCCGTCGACGCGGGCGCCACCCACGTCCAGTGCACGGCCAACGGCTACGGCGAGCGTGTCGGCAACGCCAACCTCTTCCCCGTCGTCGCCGCCCTTGAACTCAAGTACGGCAAGCAGGTGCTTCCCCCGGGTGCGCTCGCCGAGATGACCCGCATCTCGCACGCCATCGCCGAGGTCGTCAACCTGGCGCCCTCCACCCACCAGCCGTACGTCGGCGTCTCCGCCTTCGCGCACAAGGCGGGCCTGCACGCCTCCGCGATCAAGGTCGACCCCGACCTCTACCAGCACATCGACCCGGGCCTGGTCGGCAACCGCATCCGGATGCTGGTCTCCGACATGGCGGGCCGCGCCTCCATCGAGCTCAAGGGCAAGGAGCTCGGCGTCGACCTGGGCGGCGACCGCGAGCTGATCGGCCGCGTCGTCGACCGCGTCAAGGAACGCGAGCTCAAGGGCTACACGTACGAAGCGGCCGACGCCTCCTTCGAGCTCCTCCTGCGCGAGGAGGCCGAGGGCCGCGCCCGTACCTACTTCCGTACGGAATCCTGGCGCGCGATCGTCGAGGACCGCCCCGACGGCACCCACGCCAACGAGGCCACCGTGAAGCTGTGGGCCAAGGGCGAGCGCATCGTCGCCACTGCGGAGGGCAACGGCCCGGTCAACGCCCTGGACCGGGCCATGCGCGTCGGCCTGGAGAAGATCTACCCGCAGCTCGCCAAGCTGGAGCTGATCGACTACAAGGTCCGCATCCTGGAGGGCCGCCACGGCACCGAGTCGACCACCCGCGTGCTGATCACGACGGGCGACGGCACCGCCGAATGGGCCACGGTCGGCGTCGCCGACAACGTCATCGCCGCCTCCTGGCAGGCCCTGGAGGACGCGTACACGTACGGGCTGCTGCGCGCCGGGGTCGAGCCCGCGGAGTAACCGGTCCCGGCCCCTTGAGTCCGGTCTGAATCCCCGCTCCGACCTGTCCGAAATTGCACCCATTCGGGTAGCGTCGAGGGTATGAAGACCAGGCTGCTCACCGCACTGTCCGGTCTGCTGCTCGCGTTCTCGGCGACCGCCTTCGCGGCGGCGCCGGGAGCCGTGGCGGCCACCGGCCCCGAAACCGTGGCCGAAGCGCTCAAGGACGGCCCGGTCTACGTCGATCCGCGCGCCAGGGGGCAGCTGTCCGAGGCGGACGAGAACGCCCTGGCGGAGAAGATCAAGGACGCGGACAAGCCGCTCTTCGTGGCGGTCCTGCCCACGGGCGCGGAGTTCCCCGAAGACACGGTCCTGCAGAACGTCCGCGCGCTGACCGGTGTCACCGGTCTCTACGCCATCCGCCTCGGCGACGGCTTCAACGCGGGCGCGGACGGCAGCGTCATGTCCAACCAGGCAGTCGAAAACCTGGTCACCGCGGTCAAGACGCCCGCCGGCACCGACGCAGACACCCAGCTGAACAACTTCGTCGACCAGGCACTGCCCCAGATCCGTGGCGACGCCCCTGCCTCCTGGGGGACGGGCGCCGGTGACGAGGGAGTGGATCCCGGAGCCCTGATCACGGTCGGCGCGGTCGCGGCCGCGGGCGGCGCCGGGGCGTACGCCATCGTCCGCCGCAAGCGCCGGCTGAAGGCGGAGGAAGAGCGTGCCGCGCTCGACAAGCTCCGCGTGGTCGTGGACGAGGACATCACGGCGTTCGGCGAGGAGCTGGAGCGCCTGGACTTCCACCCCTCGGAGAAGGGCGCGGACGATGCGATGCGCCGCGATTACGAGCAGGGACTCGACTCGTACGACAAGGCGAAGTCGCTGATGGGGTCGGCCGAACATCCCAACGACGTCCGCGCCGTCACCCAGGCGCTTGAAGACGGCCGTTACTCCCTCGCGGCCCTCGACGCGCGCCGTACGGGCCGACCGGTGCCCGAGCGCCGCACGCCCTGCTTCTTCGACCCGCGCCACGGACTCTCGGTCGCCGACATGCCCTGGTCGCCGGCGGGCGGCGCGGAACGCGACGTCCCGGTGTGCGCCGCCGACGCGGCCCGGCTGAAGGACGGCCTGGACCCGGTGGCCCGCACGGTCGAAACGAACGACGGCCGCCGCCCGTACTGGGAGGCGGGACCGGCGTACGGCCCCTGGGCGGGCGGCTATTTCGGCGGCGGCATGCTGCCCGGCCTGCTGGTTGGCACGATGCTCGGCACCATGCTCTCCACCCCGGCGTACGCCGCTGACTACGGCGGCGGCGAATTCAGCGGCGGCGAGTACTCCGGCGGCGATTACTCGGGCTCGGACTTCAACTCCTCCGACTTCGGCGGTGGAGGCTGGGGCGGCGGCGGAGACTTCGGCGGCGGCTTCGACGGAGGCGGCGGCTTCTAGACCGCCGCGTCCGGGTCAGGCCTGCGGGACTGCCTTGATGATCACGCCTGCGGGCCTGCTGCCTTGATGGCGGAGATGTCGAAGTTCAGCCTGACCTTGTCGCTGACCATCACGCCGCCGGTCTCCAGCGCCGCGTTCCAGGTCAGGCCCCAGTCGGAGCGCAGGATCTCGGCGGTGCCCTCGAAGCCGACGCGCTCATTGCCGTACACGTCGGTGGCGGAGCCGTTGAAGTCCAGGTCGATGGAGAGCGGGCGTGTGACGTCCTTGATCGTCAGGTCGCCGGTGATCCGGTACGCGTCGCCGCCGAGCTGCTCCGCGGTCGTCGAGCGGAACGTCATCAGCGGGAACTGCTCGGCGTCGAAGAAGTCGGCGCTGCGCAGGTGGCCGTCGCGGTCGCTCATCCCGGTGTCGATGCTGGCGATCTTGACGTCGATCGCGGCGGCCGAGCGGGAGGGGTCGGAGCCGTCGAGGCTCAGCGTGCCCTCGTGGTCGGCGAAGGTGCCGCGGACATTGGTGACCATGGCGTGGCGGACCGTGAAGCCGATGCTGCTGTGCGCCGGGTCGATGGTGTAGTCGCCGGTCAGGGCGGCCAGGGCCGGGTCCACCTCGAGGGTCGCGGTCGCGGCCGGGGCGGTGGTGTTCTTGAACAGAGCCATGGCTCCTCCTCGGAGTGGTGTGGTCCTGATGCAGGCCAGTTGTTTAACCTTCAACGAGATTGACTGTAGACCCATCTCGTTCAAATTTCAACCTCTTGGTTCGGTGTGTCCTCGGCGCCCGCTCCGACGCCCGAGACAACCTGATCGCGCTTCGGCTCATCTCTCCTCACAAGCCCGCATCGCTCCGATGCGGACTTGTGAACGAGGAGCTGCCGGAGCATGAGCCGACCCCCCACCCGCACCCCCGCCCGCAAGCGCCGCATCGACTACCCCAGGCGGGGGAGAAACGGCTGGCGTCGCTGGGTGCCGTCCTGGCGGCAGGTGGTGGGTACGGTCCTGGGCGGTTTCGGCGTACTGGCGGCCCTGTTCACCGTCGTCTACCTCAGCGTGGACATCCCCGACGAGAACGACGAAGCGAGGAAGCAGGCCACCGTCTACTACTGGGCCGACGGCAGCCAGATGGTGAGCACGGGCGCCGTCAACCGGCAGAACATCACGCTCGCCGAGATACCCGACTCCGTGGAGCGCGCCGTCATCGCGGCCGAGAACGACAGCTTCTACACGGACTCCGGCGTCTCGGCGACCGGCATCGCCCGCGCGGCCGCCAGTGTGCTCGGCGGCGGACAGACCCAGGGTGGCTCCACCATCACCCAGCAGTACGTGAAAAACACGTACCTCAGCCAGGAGCAGACCGCCGAGCGGAAGTTCAAGGAATTCTTCATCTCGCTGAAGCTGAGCAACAGCAAGACCAAGCCGGAAATCCTGCAGGGCTATCTCAACACCAGCTGGTTCGGGCGCGGTGCGTACGGAATCCAGGCCGCGGCCCAGGCGTACTACGGGATTCCCGCCAAGGAGCTCGACGCCGGCCAGGCGGCCATGCTCGCCTCCCTGCTCAAGGGCGCCGAGGAATACGATCCGGCGGGCGGAAACGGCAATCACGAACGGGCCGTCGCGCGCTGGAAGTGGATTCTCGACCGGCAGGTGAAGACCGGCGCGATGACGAAGGAAGTACGCGACGGATACCGCACGTTCCCCGAGCCCCGGAAGGTGTCCAAGCCGACCAGCCTCGGCGGACAGACCGGCTATCTCGTAGACATCGCCAACAAATACATCAAGAAGCGCTCCGGCCTCACCGACAAGGACCTCGCCCGCGGCGACTACCGCATCCACACCACCTTCGAGAAGGACAAGGTGCGCCGTCTGGAGCAGGCGGTGCGGCAGGTGCGCGAGCGCGACCTCGACCCCGACAAGCGGCCGCAGGACCGGCACGTCCAGGTCGGCGCCGCGTCCGTACGGCCCGAGGACGGGGCCGTGATCGCGGTGTACGGCGGAGCCGACGCGATCCGCCACTTCGCCAACAACGCCGATACGGCGGGAGTCCCGGCAGGTTCCGCCTTCAAGCCCTTCGTGCTGGCCGCGGCCCTCCAGCACGGCACTGCCGCCGGCGAGGAGATCACCCTGGACAGCTCGTACGACAGCCTGGGCCGGCTCGTCGCGGGCGGCCCGATGTCGGTCGTCCCCGCCCCGCCGGGAACATCGCCCGACCAATCGCCCGACCACCGGTGGATCATGCCCACGACCCTGCGCGAGTCCCTGATCGAGTCCGGCAACGCCGCCTTCGTCCAGCTCGGCAGGGACGTCGGCCTGACGAAGGTCAAGGACCTGGCGGTCGCGTCGGGCCTCCGCGAGGAGAGCATGGCGCCTCTGGAGCAGACCTTCCCCCTCGGTACGTCCACTCCCAGCGCGGTCAGGCTGGCGGACGCGTACACGACCTTCAGCAATGACGGGACCCGCGCCGAGCCCTACTCGGTGACCAAGGTGCTGCGCAACGGCGAGGCGCTAGCCGGTTTCGACAAGCCCCAGGTGCAGCGCGTCATGGACGCCGACGTCGCGCGCGACGTCAATGACACGCTGCGCACGGTCGGCTGGCTGGCCATGGACCCTGCGGCGGGCAAGGCCGAGGCCCGTTCGCTGGACGACCTCTCTGCGGGCAGCACCGGCAAGGGCGACCGGATGAAGTCGGCCTGGTTCATCGGCCACGCCGACGGGCTGACGACCGCCGTCACCCATGTTCCGTACGAAGCCCGACACGCCTCAGCTGCTGCCGATGCAGGGTGTCGGCGGACCCGGGTCCGAGCGCGGCAACGTCTTCCCGCCCCGGATCTGGACCGCCTACACCACTGCGCAGTAGTTACGAGCGGTACCGGTCGCGGGTCAGGAACCGACGGTCAGCGTGAAGCGCCGGGGGTTGCCGTCGTGTGCCGCTCCCGACACGTCCGGCCGGCTG from Streptomyces spiramyceticus carries:
- a CDS encoding YceI family protein — its product is MALFKNTTAPAATATLEVDPALAALTGDYTIDPAHSSIGFTVRHAMVTNVRGTFADHEGTLSLDGSDPSRSAAAIDVKIASIDTGMSDRDGHLRSADFFDAEQFPLMTFRSTTAEQLGGDAYRITGDLTIKDVTRPLSIDLDFNGSATDVYGNERVGFEGTAEILRSDWGLTWNAALETGGVMVSDKVRLNFDISAIKAAGPQA
- a CDS encoding transglycosylase domain-containing protein, yielding MSRPPTRTPARKRRIDYPRRGRNGWRRWVPSWRQVVGTVLGGFGVLAALFTVVYLSVDIPDENDEARKQATVYYWADGSQMVSTGAVNRQNITLAEIPDSVERAVIAAENDSFYTDSGVSATGIARAAASVLGGGQTQGGSTITQQYVKNTYLSQEQTAERKFKEFFISLKLSNSKTKPEILQGYLNTSWFGRGAYGIQAAAQAYYGIPAKELDAGQAAMLASLLKGAEEYDPAGGNGNHERAVARWKWILDRQVKTGAMTKEVRDGYRTFPEPRKVSKPTSLGGQTGYLVDIANKYIKKRSGLTDKDLARGDYRIHTTFEKDKVRRLEQAVRQVRERDLDPDKRPQDRHVQVGAASVRPEDGAVIAVYGGADAIRHFANNADTAGVPAGSAFKPFVLAAALQHGTAAGEEITLDSSYDSLGRLVAGGPMSVVPAPPGTSPDQSPDHRWIMPTTLRESLIESGNAAFVQLGRDVGLTKVKDLAVASGLREESMAPLEQTFPLGTSTPSAVRLADAYTTFSNDGTRAEPYSVTKVLRNGEALAGFDKPQVQRVMDADVARDVNDTLRTVGWLAMDPAAGKAEARSLDDLSAGSTGKGDRMKSAWFIGHADGLTTAVTHVPYEARHASAAADAGCRRTRVRARQRLPAPDLDRLHHCAVVTSGTGRGSGTDGQREAPGVAVVCRSRHVRPAAGPETRVRVRRTPCPPAVAAFAHPGRPLEGVGR